One genomic region from Amia ocellicauda isolate fAmiCal2 chromosome 4, fAmiCal2.hap1, whole genome shotgun sequence encodes:
- the chrna5 gene encoding neuronal acetylcholine receptor subunit alpha-5: MLRTDRMCVAVLLLLCYCLYLCNSLGLSNLSSYAKTEDKLFKHLFSSYQKWVRPVEHLNGTVRVKFGLAISQLVDVDEKNQLMTTNVWLKQEWVDVKLRWDPADYLGITSIRVPSDSIWIPDIVLYDNADGRFEGSVTKTVVKYDGTICWTPPANYKSSCTIDVTFFPFDLQNCSMKFGSWTYDGTQVDIILEDFHVDKRDYFDNGEWEIVTATGSRGVRTDGSCFYPFITYSFIIRRLPLFYTLFLIIPCIGLSFLTILVFYLPSNGGEKISLCTSVLVSLTVFLLVIEEIIPSSSKVIPLIGEYLVFTMIFVTLSIVITVFAINIHHRSSSTHHDMAPWVRRIFLHRLPKLLCMRSHVDRYATPGRGGITGPGFEPPSSRNNLQAALDSIRYITLHVVKENEVREVVEDWKFVAQVLDRVFLWTFLLVSVLGSLLLFIPVIYKWANIIVPNYVGSHS, encoded by the exons GATTATCCAACCTCTCTTCCTATGCAAAGACTGAAGACAAACTTTTCAAGCATCTCTTCAGCAGCTATCAGAAGTGGGTGAGACCAGTGGAACACCTGAATGGCACTGTGAGGGTGAAGTTTGGACTAGCAATCTCCCAACTGGTAGATGTG GATGAGAAAAACCAACTGATGACAACCAACGTGTGGCTGAAACAG GAATGGGTCGATGTAAAGCTGCGATGGGACCCTGCAGACTACCTAGGAATAACGTCAATCCGAGTTCCTTCTGACTCCATCTGGATCCCTGACATAGTTCTCTATGACAA CGCTGATGGGCGATTCGAGGGCTCTGTCACTAAGACAGTGGTTAAGTATGATGGCACCATCTGCTGGACACCACCAGCCAACTACAAGTCCTCATGTACCATCGATGTCACTTTTTTCCCCTTCGACCTGCAGAACTGCTCAATGAAGTTTGGTTCCTGGACCTATGACGGCACCCAGGTGGACATCATCCTGGAGGATTTCCACGTAGACAAGCGTGATTACTTCGATAATGGCGAGTGGGAGATTGTTACAGCCACGGGCAGCCGGGGAGTGCGGACAGACGGCTCCTGCTTCTACCCCTTTATTACCTACTCCTTCATCATCCGCCGGCTGCCTCTCTTCTACACCCTGTTCCTCATTATTCCCTGCATTGGGCTGTCTTTCCTGACCATCCTGGTGTTTTACCTGCCATCCAACGGTGGGGAAAAAATCTCCCTGTGCACATCAGTGCTGGTGTCCCTCACCGTCTTTCTCCTCGTGATAGAAGAGATCATTCCCTCCTCTTCCAAGGTGATCCCTCTGATTGGAGAGTACCTGGTCTTCACAATGATTTTCGTCACCCTCTCCATCGTCATCACCGTCTTTGCCATCAACATCCACCACCGCTCCTCGTCCACTCACCATGACATGGCCCCGTGGGTCCGCCGGATCTTCCTGCACCGGCTGCCAAAGCTGCTGTGCATGCGCAGTCACGTGGACCGCTACGCCACCCCAGGGAGAGGAGGTATCACAGGCCCCGGGTTTGAACCACCTTCTTCCAGAAACAACCTGCAGGCGGCGCTGGACTCCATTCGCTACATCACCCTCCATGTGGTGAAGGAGAATGAAGTCCGTGAG GTTGTGGAAGATTGGAAGTTTGTGGCACAGGTACTGGATCGAGTGTTCCTTTGGACGTTCCTTCTTGTCTCCGTTTTGGGATCTCTTCTTCTCTTCATACCAGTAATTTACAAGTGGGCCAACATCATCGTCCCCAATTATGTAGGGAGCCACAGCTAA